A genomic segment from Segniliparus rotundus DSM 44985 encodes:
- a CDS encoding ABC transporter ATP-binding protein/permease — translation MPPPFDPRLARASRSARWYLAATGAMGLVTAALVVASAVLVSTLVQRVAAPGQAGGNAEFVALLAAVFAARAAVAWLHARYKHRAAPRAVAELQTELLVRMAAADQRTAALHRDLAATLVARELDGVRAYLTGYLPALVLSATVTPVTVVAIAVLDPLSGVVVACGIPLVVLFMVLIGQYSQGRSAKRLAALSRLSAELMDLVAGLATLRALGREFGPARRVRELGRAHYRASMATLRTAFLSSLALELLTTFCVAIVAVMVGLRLVNGQMGLFAGLAALMLAPEAYAPIRSVGAQFHAAQDGAAACAKAFELLECLPVRQRGNRTGEAASALRLCSLTVAGRDANAPERMDAVLRPGEITVLTGPNGSGKSTTLRVLLGLVSPDQGEAFLGDTPIRELEPRWWWDQVFWVPQQPVLRPGEIGSNVGLSLGEVQRVALARALASSAQVYLLDEPTAHLDADSQAQLLRCLREKAQSGATVVVVSHRPAVVEAADEVVRFGPRVRERACG, via the coding sequence ATGCCGCCCCCATTCGATCCCCGGTTGGCCCGAGCGAGCCGCTCGGCGCGCTGGTACCTGGCCGCGACCGGCGCGATGGGCCTTGTCACAGCAGCGCTTGTCGTCGCTTCGGCGGTGCTGGTCTCCACCCTCGTGCAGCGCGTGGCCGCGCCGGGACAGGCGGGGGGCAACGCAGAGTTTGTCGCCCTGTTGGCGGCAGTGTTCGCCGCGCGCGCGGCGGTGGCCTGGCTGCACGCCAGATACAAGCACCGGGCGGCTCCCCGCGCTGTCGCCGAGTTGCAAACCGAGCTGCTCGTCCGCATGGCCGCCGCCGATCAGCGCACGGCTGCTCTGCATCGTGATCTTGCTGCCACGCTCGTGGCACGCGAGCTCGACGGGGTTCGCGCCTACCTCACGGGATATTTGCCCGCGCTCGTGTTGTCCGCGACGGTCACCCCCGTGACGGTCGTCGCCATCGCGGTGCTCGATCCCCTCTCTGGCGTGGTCGTCGCATGCGGGATTCCCCTCGTTGTGCTATTCATGGTTTTGATCGGCCAGTACAGCCAAGGGCGCTCGGCCAAGCGGCTCGCCGCGCTCTCCCGGCTGTCCGCCGAGCTCATGGACCTCGTCGCAGGTCTTGCGACACTGCGGGCTTTGGGCAGAGAGTTCGGGCCCGCGCGTCGGGTGCGCGAGCTCGGCCGCGCGCATTATCGGGCGAGCATGGCCACCTTGCGCACTGCTTTCCTGTCCAGCCTCGCGTTAGAGCTGCTCACAACATTCTGCGTCGCCATCGTCGCTGTCATGGTGGGGCTCCGGCTCGTCAACGGCCAGATGGGCCTGTTCGCCGGGCTCGCGGCGCTGATGCTCGCCCCGGAGGCATACGCGCCGATCCGGTCGGTCGGCGCGCAGTTCCACGCGGCCCAAGACGGCGCGGCCGCCTGCGCGAAGGCCTTCGAGCTGCTCGAATGCCTGCCTGTTCGACAGCGGGGCAACCGCACGGGCGAAGCGGCCTCGGCGCTGCGGCTGTGCTCGCTCACAGTGGCGGGCCGGGACGCGAACGCCCCGGAGCGCATGGACGCGGTCCTGCGCCCCGGCGAGATCACTGTGCTCACTGGACCGAATGGAAGCGGCAAATCCACGACGCTTCGTGTGCTGCTCGGACTGGTCTCGCCCGACCAGGGCGAGGCTTTTCTCGGCGACACGCCGATCCGGGAGCTTGAGCCGCGATGGTGGTGGGACCAGGTTTTTTGGGTTCCGCAGCAACCAGTGCTGCGCCCAGGGGAGATCGGATCGAATGTCGGGCTCTCGCTCGGAGAGGTCCAACGTGTCGCGCTGGCCCGCGCGCTGGCTTCGTCCGCGCAGGTGTATCTGCTCGACGAGCCCACAGCGCACTTGGACGCGGACTCGCAGGCCCAGCTGCTGCGCTGCCTGCGGGAAAAAGCCCAATCCGGGGCGACGGTTGTGGTGGTCTCGCACCGCCCCGCGGTTGTGGAAGCCGCCGACGAGGTGGTTCGTTTCGGCCCGCGAGTCCGGGAGCGCGCCTGTGGCTGA
- the cydC gene encoding thiol reductant ABC exporter subunit CydC has translation MAEFWGVRRGVALLSLRPARVALALCAGAATHLCALALTALSGWLILRAWQMPPVLSLSIAIVAVRALGLSRGLFRYLDRLAAHRVALGGLVGARERVYSALAAGNPSATCGMRRGELAERLMADLDAVGDVVVRALLPFGVALVTAASAVIAMVFFAPGAAVVLAMAAVLVIGAVPLLAVRAARADEEAGVLAQTTYVAEAATVLEHCDELQVAGALPKALAVIGDSQSSVVAARDRAAKPHAWAAAALPFGTGLAVLAVFSDTGLAQSASAHPAALAVAVFLALAAFDAASALPEAAGRLVVANAAAVRVLGLLDRAGTRAGSRSDRGRPPAAVAPAHIRAEELAVGWSASSAQRLGSIDIAPGSRLAVLGPSGSGKTTFLLTLAGLVRPQGGEVRGLAPDPAALRAQVAYFPEDGHLFATTVRENLLVANGAAAADEIEAALAAVDMLSWARGLPQGMDTVLTGGAQAVSAGQRRRLLLARALVSQAPVLLLDEPTEHLDAQSSAVLLRRLLTPEGSLVPAGRTVVLATHHREAVSGCRALEMPAKGANR, from the coding sequence GTGGCTGAGTTCTGGGGGGTGCGGCGAGGCGTCGCTTTGCTGTCCTTGCGCCCGGCGCGGGTCGCGCTCGCGCTCTGCGCCGGGGCGGCGACGCATCTGTGCGCGCTCGCGCTCACCGCGCTCTCCGGTTGGCTGATCCTGCGGGCTTGGCAAATGCCCCCGGTGCTCTCCCTCTCCATCGCCATCGTCGCGGTCCGCGCGCTCGGCCTTTCCCGAGGGCTTTTCCGGTATCTCGACCGGTTGGCCGCGCACCGGGTGGCGCTCGGCGGGCTCGTCGGCGCGCGCGAACGGGTGTACTCGGCGTTGGCCGCTGGGAACCCGTCCGCGACATGCGGCATGCGTCGAGGAGAGCTTGCCGAACGTCTCATGGCCGACCTCGACGCTGTCGGCGATGTGGTGGTCCGGGCGCTGTTGCCGTTCGGGGTCGCTCTTGTGACAGCGGCTTCGGCGGTGATCGCGATGGTGTTTTTCGCCCCGGGGGCCGCCGTGGTCCTCGCGATGGCCGCAGTCCTTGTGATCGGCGCAGTCCCCCTGCTCGCCGTGCGCGCCGCGCGCGCGGACGAAGAGGCGGGCGTGCTCGCGCAGACCACATACGTGGCGGAGGCGGCGACCGTTCTGGAACATTGCGACGAGCTCCAGGTCGCTGGGGCGTTGCCGAAGGCATTGGCAGTGATCGGCGATTCCCAGTCCAGCGTTGTCGCGGCTCGGGACAGAGCGGCGAAGCCCCATGCCTGGGCGGCTGCCGCATTGCCGTTCGGGACGGGGCTCGCCGTGTTGGCGGTGTTCAGCGACACCGGGTTGGCCCAATCCGCCTCGGCGCATCCGGCGGCGCTCGCCGTTGCGGTGTTCTTGGCGCTCGCCGCGTTCGACGCGGCTTCCGCCTTGCCGGAGGCGGCCGGGCGCTTGGTGGTGGCGAACGCGGCGGCGGTCCGCGTCCTTGGCCTTCTCGACAGGGCCGGGACACGCGCGGGGTCGCGGTCGGACCGGGGCCGGCCGCCTGCCGCTGTGGCTCCTGCGCACATCCGGGCGGAGGAGCTTGCCGTGGGTTGGTCCGCCTCCTCGGCTCAGCGGCTCGGCAGCATCGACATCGCCCCTGGCTCCCGGCTCGCGGTGCTCGGCCCGAGCGGCAGCGGCAAAACGACGTTCCTGTTGACGCTCGCCGGCCTTGTGCGGCCCCAAGGCGGCGAGGTGCGCGGGCTGGCGCCCGATCCTGCGGCGTTGCGCGCCCAGGTGGCGTATTTCCCTGAGGACGGCCATCTGTTCGCCACCACGGTCCGAGAGAACCTTTTGGTGGCGAATGGCGCGGCGGCCGCGGACGAGATCGAAGCCGCCCTCGCAGCCGTGGACATGCTCAGCTGGGCGCGCGGGCTCCCCCAAGGGATGGACACCGTCCTGACCGGGGGAGCGCAGGCCGTGTCGGCTGGGCAGCGCAGGCGGCTGTTGCTCGCGCGGGCATTGGTCTCGCAGGCCCCGGTGCTGCTTTTGGACGAGCCGACCGAACACCTGGACGCACAGTCCTCAGCGGTGTTGCTCCGCAGGCTGCTCACGCCAGAGGGCTCCTTGGTCCCCGCCGGACGCACGGTCGTCCTCGCGACGCATCATCGTGAAGCAGTGTCGGGTTGTCGCGCGCTGGAAATGCCCGCGAAGGGGGCGAACCGGTGA
- a CDS encoding AEC family transporter yields the protein MTGALNGFAVIFVLVAIGYCTARFRVLGEHGVVVLARLVYSVATPALLFEMLAKTPMSSVFSPEVLVAGAAVLVIATTYFFVARLLWHKDMQSSVLGMLAASYANSTNLGIPIAAFILGGQQYVTPLVLFQMVFYQPFAIMLLSLGKSVPGKRRLVEALRGFANPMLVGGLLGVAASATGLPRPVFLDSSLAMIGAMTVPSALLVFGMSFVAGSTSDQEKASRRELWFAVLLKSVAYPVVAYALARFAFGLDMSAARAATVLAALPTANMVYVLAVRHNRCQSLARDVSLATTLVSIPVVFAIVWFFG from the coding sequence GTGACCGGCGCGCTCAACGGTTTCGCGGTCATTTTCGTCCTGGTGGCGATTGGTTATTGCACGGCGAGGTTCCGGGTGCTCGGCGAGCACGGCGTCGTCGTGCTCGCCCGCCTCGTCTACTCCGTCGCCACCCCGGCCCTCTTGTTCGAGATGCTCGCGAAAACACCGATGTCCTCGGTCTTCTCGCCCGAAGTCCTCGTCGCGGGGGCGGCCGTGCTCGTGATCGCCACAACGTATTTCTTCGTGGCCAGGTTGCTCTGGCACAAGGACATGCAGTCGAGCGTGCTCGGCATGCTCGCCGCCTCGTACGCCAATTCGACGAACCTCGGCATCCCGATCGCCGCCTTCATCCTCGGCGGGCAGCAGTACGTCACGCCGCTTGTGCTTTTCCAAATGGTCTTCTACCAGCCGTTCGCGATCATGCTGCTCAGCCTTGGCAAGTCCGTTCCGGGCAAACGGCGCCTCGTGGAGGCTTTGCGCGGCTTCGCGAACCCGATGCTCGTCGGCGGACTGCTCGGCGTGGCGGCGAGCGCAACCGGATTGCCGCGGCCGGTGTTCTTGGACTCCTCGCTCGCCATGATCGGGGCAATGACCGTGCCCTCGGCCCTTTTGGTCTTCGGGATGTCGTTCGTCGCAGGCTCGACGTCGGATCAGGAGAAGGCTTCTCGGCGCGAGCTCTGGTTCGCGGTCCTGCTCAAGAGCGTCGCCTACCCGGTTGTCGCCTATGCGCTCGCCCGTTTCGCGTTCGGCTTGGACATGTCCGCCGCGCGGGCTGCGACGGTGCTCGCCGCCTTGCCGACCGCGAACATGGTGTATGTCCTTGCGGTCCGGCACAACCGTTGCCAAAGTCTGGCACGAGACGTCTCGCTGGCGACCACCCTCGTTTCGATTCCCGTCGTGTTCGCGATTGTCTGGTTCTTCGGCTGA
- the thiC gene encoding phosphomethylpyrimidine synthase ThiC, whose amino-acid sequence MTIAAGAQASRRSGHTDPDAHALTLGPLTGSAKQYEQHGELRVPVRRVHLTNGENVDLYDASGPYTEDNPAIDLRRGLPKLRDQWSRPGGPFRTQLEHARAGVLTPEMRFIAVREGVAPELVLREVAAGRAVIPANRNHPEVEPMVIGKAFRVKINANIGNSAVTSSVAEEVEKMVWATRWGADNIMDLSTGNDIHETREWILRNSPVPVGTVPIYQALEKANGDPVKLTWELYRETVLEQCEQGVDYMTVHAGVLLRHVPLTAKRVTGIVSRGGSIMAAWCLAHHQESFLYTHFAELCEILRDYDVTFSLGDGLRPGSIADANDEAQFAELRTLGELTKIAKSHGVQVMIEGPGHVPMHKIVENVRLEEELCEEAPFYTLGPLATDIAPAYDHITSAIGAAIIAQAGTAMLCYVTPKEHLGLPNRDDVKAGVIAYKIAAHAADLAKGHPKAQERDDALSKARFEFRWHDQFALSLDPDTAMAYHDETLPAEPAKKAHFCSMCGPKFCSMRISADIREQAAAHEALIAEGFEQKSREFAEAGAQVYLPISPV is encoded by the coding sequence ATGACTATCGCAGCAGGAGCGCAGGCCTCACGCCGCAGCGGCCACACCGACCCGGACGCGCACGCGCTCACCCTTGGGCCGCTCACCGGCAGTGCCAAACAGTACGAACAGCATGGCGAGCTGCGCGTGCCCGTGCGCCGGGTGCACCTCACCAACGGCGAGAACGTGGACCTGTACGACGCCTCCGGCCCGTACACCGAAGACAATCCGGCCATCGACCTGCGCCGGGGCTTGCCGAAACTGCGCGATCAGTGGTCCCGCCCCGGGGGGCCGTTCCGCACCCAGCTCGAACACGCCCGCGCCGGGGTCCTCACACCTGAGATGCGTTTCATCGCCGTTCGGGAAGGCGTGGCCCCGGAACTGGTCCTGCGCGAGGTCGCGGCGGGGCGCGCGGTCATTCCCGCCAACCGCAACCACCCCGAAGTCGAACCGATGGTCATCGGCAAAGCCTTCCGGGTGAAAATCAACGCCAACATCGGCAACTCGGCCGTCACCTCCTCCGTCGCCGAAGAGGTCGAAAAGATGGTGTGGGCCACCCGGTGGGGCGCGGACAACATCATGGACCTCTCCACCGGCAACGACATCCACGAGACGCGGGAATGGATCCTGCGCAACTCCCCCGTGCCGGTGGGCACGGTCCCGATCTACCAGGCGCTCGAGAAAGCGAACGGCGACCCGGTCAAGCTCACCTGGGAGCTGTATCGCGAGACCGTCCTCGAACAGTGCGAGCAAGGCGTGGACTACATGACCGTGCACGCCGGAGTGCTGCTGCGCCATGTGCCGCTCACCGCCAAGCGCGTCACCGGCATCGTCTCGCGCGGCGGCTCGATCATGGCCGCGTGGTGCCTGGCGCACCATCAGGAGTCTTTCCTCTACACGCACTTTGCGGAGCTGTGCGAGATCTTGCGCGACTACGACGTGACCTTCTCCCTCGGGGACGGCCTTCGACCTGGTTCCATCGCCGACGCCAACGACGAGGCGCAATTCGCCGAGCTGCGGACTTTGGGCGAACTCACCAAAATCGCGAAATCCCACGGGGTGCAAGTCATGATCGAAGGGCCCGGACACGTCCCGATGCACAAGATCGTGGAGAACGTCCGCTTGGAGGAAGAGCTCTGCGAGGAGGCCCCCTTCTACACGCTCGGGCCGCTGGCCACGGACATCGCTCCAGCATACGATCACATCACCTCCGCGATCGGCGCCGCGATCATCGCGCAAGCAGGAACCGCGATGCTCTGCTACGTCACTCCCAAGGAGCATCTGGGCCTGCCGAACCGCGACGATGTGAAAGCGGGCGTGATCGCCTACAAGATCGCAGCCCACGCCGCAGACCTGGCCAAGGGGCACCCCAAAGCCCAGGAGCGCGACGACGCGCTCTCGAAGGCCCGGTTCGAGTTCCGCTGGCACGATCAGTTCGCGCTGTCGCTCGACCCGGACACCGCAATGGCTTACCACGACGAGACGCTGCCCGCCGAGCCCGCGAAAAAAGCGCACTTCTGCTCGATGTGCGGGCCGAAGTTCTGCTCGATGCGGATCTCCGCCGACATCAGGGAGCAAGCCGCCGCGCACGAGGCCCTCATCGCCGAAGGCTTCGAGCAGAAGTCTCGCGAGTTCGCCGAGGCGGGCGCACAAGTGTATCTGCCGATCAGCCCTGTGTGA